From the Papaver somniferum cultivar HN1 chromosome 2, ASM357369v1, whole genome shotgun sequence genome, the window GATTTAAATCAGCCTTTTTCCTACATTCCAAAATCTTAACTAGATCAAGTTCGGTCAGTTTCAAACCTATCAATTACAAGTTTACAAATTACAACTCAAATCCGTAAACCCCAAAATCCGAAAACCCCTAATTCTTCCATTTTGAGAAGAGAATCATCATGTCTACATATCTATGGAGGAAATACTCAGAACATGTGTATTCGAAATGGGAGAAAACACTTCTATGGGATATGATTGATCCATATAGAAGACCTAAATCGTTTAAACCACTGATTATGATTTATGTTGCTGCATTTTATACTGGAGTTATTGGTTCTGCAATCACAGAGCAACTTTACAAGGTAAATCTTATATAAATCCCTGTTCAGTActttgaactttttttttgtaaaatgttaCTATAAATTTCTTGTTTGTAGGAATTTTGGGGTCTTAAGATGTTTCATCGATTATGCTGAGAATTCAAAGTACTTATGTGATTCCTCCTGTTGATGTTTGCGTATTAGGGTTCAAATCAACTTGGCTTGTTTAACACATGAGAATGTAGTCTTAGAGGATTTGAACAAAAGATTCGTCAGGTGTTTCAAAAGGACCATTGCTTTAGGATGGGGTTTGGGTATAATCTGTTATAATTTGAGAAGTGTATGTTGCTTGAATGTTCTAAACTTTTAGAATCATTACAGATATTTGTTATGAAACCTGCATTTGTAGTTTCATTAAGATATTTATGATTTTTGCAGTTCCATCACTCTTGAGTTTTGCTATTCACATTCCCAGCTTTCAAGTGTTAGTAATATATACACTTTTGTTGTTCGTTAGttgatccaaactttatttgcaTTTGATAACCGATTGAAATTCAACAAAGTGAAATGAAAAAGAAGTTCCGTCAATAATTGGATACATGCTCTAATCTGTAGGGAAGGGTTCTGTCAGAGGGTGTAGTTAGGGTGTCGAAATATTGGTTAGCTAGGTATTTGATGAGGTATATACTTCAATTGTTAAATAGCTGTTCTGATAATTTTGTCGTGGTTAGTAAAGTAGATTCAGACATGTTGTTGGTTAATCAGGTTTAAGTTTTTTGCCAGTAAACTGAACGCATATGTCGACCTAGATTTTGAAACTTTCTTATCAGTTTCTGATCTTCCGAAAATCGGATTGATGAATTTGTCTACTATGAGAATGCTGGAATTCTTGATGGCTCAATATGTTTGGTATGGTATATCGTGCATTCAAAGTCTTTAATTCGTTCCTCCGGTTAAGGTTTCACGTTGAAAATGAAAATGCTGTCTTAATTTTTGTCAATGTTGGTAAGGATTAGAGTGAAAGCTTGGTCAGGTGTTATATACAGTGTTTTAGGACGGGGTTTGCTTATAATCTGTTATATCTTGAGAAGCTGAATACAGCATGAATGGTCTTGTTATAAAGTTTGAGAATCATTATGAGCTGTTTGACTTAGTATGCTAAGAATTCTTAGTCCTTGTGTTCCTCCAGTTGATGTTTCGTATTAGGGTTCAAATGAAGTTGGCTTGTTTTACACATGAGAATGTAGTCTTATAAGAGGATTTAAACAGAAGGTTGGTCAGGTGTTTCAAAAGGACTATTGCTTTAGCATGGGATTTGGGTATAATCTGTTATATTTTGACAAGTTATACATAGCTTGAATAATCTTGTTATAAATTTGCACGACCTAGATTTTGAAACTTTCTTATCAGTTTCTGATCTTCCAGAAATTGAATTGATGATTTGTCTACTATGAGAATGCTGGAATTCTTGATGGCTTAATATGTTTGATATGGTATATCGTGAATTCAAAGTCTCTAGTTTGTTCCTCCTGTTAAGGTTTCACGCTGAAAATAAAAATGCTGTCTAAATTTTGGTCGAAGTTTGTAAGGATTAGAGTAGACCAAAAGCTTGGTCAGGTGTTAGGAAAACATTGTTTTAGGATGGGGTTTGCTTATAATCTGTTATATTTTAAGAAGCTGTATACATCATGAATAGTCTTGTTATAaaatttgagaatctttttgGGATGTTTGATTTAGTACACTAAGAATTCAAAGTCCTTGTGTATTCCTCCTGTTGATGTTTCGTATTAGGGTCCAAATCAACTTGGCTTGTATTACATAAGAGGAGTTGAACAAAAGCTTGGTCAGGTGTTCAAAAGGACTATTGCTTTAACATGGGATTTGGGTATAGTCAGTTATATTTTGACAAGCTATACTTAGCTGGAATTATCTTGTTATGATTTAGTATGCTTAGAATTCAAAGTCCTTGTGTATTCCTCCAGTTGATGTTTCGTATTAGGGTTCAAATCAACTTGGCTTGTAATACACATGAGAATGTAGTCTTATAAGAGGATTTGAACAAAAGCTTGGTCAGCTGTTTCAAAAGGACTATTGCTTTAGCATGGGATTTGGGTATAATCTGTTATATTTTGAGAAGCTATTCATAGCTTGAATAATCTTGTTATAAAGTTTGCGAATCATTTTCAGATATTTGTTATAAAACCCGCATTTGTAATTTCATTAAGATATTAATTTTCGCGTAAGCAAATTCTGTGAATCTCGGGTTTTGCTGTTCACATTCTCAGCTTTTGATTGTTAGTAGTAGTTTATCTACTTTTGTTTGTTACTTGAGTCATAACTTTATTAGCATTTGATCATTGAATTCGACAAAGTAAAAAGATGTTTTATAAAAGAAGAATCTGCGCGAAAGTGTAGTTGGGAGCTGGAAATATGGATTAGATGGGAAGTTTGATAAAATTTGTACTTCAATGTTAAATAGTACTTCTGAGAGTATTGTTGCAAGTAAAGTAGATTTAGAACTTTTGGTTGCTAATAAGGTTTAAGTTTGATGAAAATAAACTCAATGTATTTTCTTATGTGTAGTTCATATTTATAAAAGAAGTTAATCAGCTGTTGAAATTTACGCAACTTAGAATTTGAAACTTTCTTCTAGTTACTGATTGGTATGATTTAATTCGAAGTCTTTACGTCGTTCTTCCTGTTTAGGTTTCACGTTAGAAATGGAAGTGTTGTCTAAGTTTTGATCTAAGTTTataagaattaaacaaaagcttGGTCAGGTGTTAAAGAAAAAACATTGTTTAAGGATGGGGTTTGCTTATAGTCTGGAATATACTGAGAAGCCGTATACAACATGAATAGTCTCGTGATAGTGATGCAGGGGCATAAGCATTGCATCGTATAGAGTTTGAGAATCATTTTGTGATGTTTGTCGTTGAATCTGCATTTCTATTTCCATTAAGAAATTCCAGTCTTCGCATAAGCCATTCTGCAGTCCTGACTTATACTTCATCAATTGTGGTGACACCCTCTAGTTTGTACCTCAGGAATCTGTTAGGCTATGTAACTAGGAGCTGAAAATTTTCAGTTGATTGGGTTCTCGAAATTGCGTTTAAAACGTTGGTTAAAATTGACAGTTATGTTGATTATGCTAGTTTGATCCCAGCCTTTTATGagtgctaataatcttcttcttttctgttttctACTTTAATTTCATTTGATAATCGGTTGAAACTCAACAAAGTGAAACGAAAAATGAAGTTTAGTCCATAAATGGATACATGCTCTAATTTGTGAGGGAGGATTCTGCCATAGAGTGTAGTTAGGAGCTGGATATATTGATCAGCTAGGTACTTTGATAAAGTATATACTCTGTTGTTAAATAGCTGTTCTGATGATTTTGTCGTAGTTAGTAAAGTAGATTCAGACGCATTGGATGTTAATTAGGTAATTTATTTCTATATTTGCTTTTAACAATTTCAGGCAGTTTCAATTACACTTCAAAATCCCTCGAAACTCCAAATTTCCTATAACTCTAATTCTTTTATTCTGGAAAAGAGAATCATCATGTCTTCATTTCGATTTGCTTGTTCAGTATTTTGATTTGCTTTAGTTTGGGGTATGGGTATAATCTGTTATATTTCGAGAAGCTGTATATAGCTTGGAGTAATCTTGTTATGaagtttgagaataattttgcAGATATTTGTTAAGAAACCTGCATTTGTAGTTTCATTAAGATATTTATGATTTTTGCAGTTCTGTCACTCTTGAGTTGTGCTGCTATTCAGATTCTCAGCTTTTGAATGCTAGTAATTTGTCAGTTGAATTAGAACTTTAATTGCATTTGATAATCTATTAAGATTCAACAAAGTGAAACGAAAAAGAAGTTTAGTCAATAATTGGATACATGCTCTAATTTTTGGGGGAGGATTTTGCCAGAGTGTAGTTAGGGGGTGGAAATATTGATTAGCTAGGTATTTTGATGAAGtataacttcaattgttaaaTTGCTGTTCTGATGATTTTGTCGTGGTTGGTAATGTTAGATTCAGACGTATTGGTTGTTAATTAGGTTTAAATTTTTTACCAGTAAACTAAACATGTATGTAGTTCAAATTTTAAAGAAGTTAATCGGCTATTGAATCTTGCGCGACCTAGAATTTGAAGCTTTCTCATCAGTTTCTAATCTTCCAAAAATCGAATTGATGAATTGGTTTACCATGAGAATGTTGAAACTCACGGGGCTTAATATGTTTGATATGGCATATCGTAAATTGAAAGTCTTTAGTTCGTTCCTCCTGTTAAGGTTTCACATAAGAAATGAAAATGCTGTCTAAATTTATATTACAGTTTGTAACGGTTAAAGCAAAGCTTGGTTAAAGACACATTGTTTTAGGATGGGGTTTGTTTATTATCTCTTATATCTTGAGAAGCTATATTCAGCATGAATAGTCTTGTTATAAAGTTTGAGAATCATTTTGAGATGTTTGATTTAGTGTGCTAAGAATTCAAAGTCCTTGTGTCATTCCTCCTGTTGATGGTTCGTATTAGGGTTCAAATCAACTTGGCTTGTTTACACGTGAGAATGTAGTCTTATAAGAGGATTTGAACAAAGCATGCTCAGGTGTTTAAAAGGACCATTGCTTAAGCATGGGATTTGGGTATAATCTGTTATATCTCGAGAAGCTATATATAGGTTGAAATATCTTGTTGTAAAGTTCGAGAATCATTTTCAGATATTTGTTATAGAACCTGCATTTGTAGTTTCATTAAGATACTTATGATTTTCGCACATTCAATTCTGCCAATCTTGGGTTGTGCTGTTCACATTCACAGCTTTTGAGTTTTAGTAATTTATCTGCTTTTGTTGTTTGTTAGTTGAGTCATAACTTTATTTGCATTTGATAATTGATTCGACAAAGTAAAAAAATGTTGTGTGAATAATTGGATACATGCTCTAATTGTGAGCGAAGAATCTGCGTGAAAGTGTAGTTGGGAGCTGGAAATATGGATTAGATGGGGAGTTTACTAAAATTTGTACTTCAATGTTATATAGTATTTCTGAGAGTTTTATTGTTGCAAGTAAAGTAAATTTAGAACTTTTGGTTGCTAATTAGGTTTAAGTTTGATGCCGCTAAACTTAATGTTTTTTCTTATGTGTAGTATCTAAAGGAAGTTAGTCAGCTATTGAAATTTGTGCAACTTAGAATTTGAAACTTTCGTTATAGTTTCTGATCTTCCAAAAATTAATTTTGATTAATTGTTACTATGGCAATGTTGAAATTTTTGGGTCTTCATATGTTTGATTGGTATGATTCAAATTCAAAGTCTTTACTTCATTCCTGCTGTTTATGTTTCACGTTAGAAATGGAAATGCTGTCTAAGTTTTGATCTAAGTTTATAACAATTTGACCAAAAGCTTGGTCAGGTGTTAAAGAAAAAAACATTGTTTTGTGATGGGTTTGCTTATAGTCTGTAATATATTGAGAAGCCATATACAGCAGAAATAGTCCTGTTATAGAGTTTGAAAATCATTTTGATAGATTGGTCATTGAAACTGCATTTGCATTCACTAAGGAATTCCAATCTTTGCGGAAGCCATTCTGCACCTCTGACTTATTGTAATCATGTTCTCAGATTTGATTGTTAGTAAAGAAAGATACAGAGGAGTGATTCATCGATTATGGAGACACCTTCTAGTTTGTGTATGAGGAGTCTGTTAGGGGACGTAACTAGGAGCAGAGATTTCAAATTGATTGGGTTCTCGAAATTGCTAATAAGCCCCTGGTTACTTGGCAGTCATCAGGAATTATGCTAGTTTGACCTCAGCTTATGTGTGctagtcatcttcttcttttctgttttttATTACGCTTGATCGAAGGTTTGTAATTCGACAAAATGATATTCTTTTCCAGCGTTCAAGATTTTAATATGTGAAAAATCTTATTGCAGCTGgagttttttgataattggtgttttGACACTGCTAAAAAGACCTCAGTTGAAGTATTTAATTCACCTCGGAATTTAACCGTTGTATTGTTGTTGAACAGGAGAAATATTGGGAAGAGCATCCAGGAGAAGCAGTTCCTCTCATGCAGCCGAAGTTTTACTATGGTCCTTGGAAGGTACATAGGGAAGACCACATGCCTAAACAATAAAGTGAATTTGAAACATACCATGCTACCAAAGTCTCCCATTAGCATTTCATTTCTAAATGTGCGTCACTAAATGTGCTTGTAAATTCAGAGTTTGAAAGGGTCTGTCAGTCAATTGCCTGAGCATTAAAGTTTTATTTTATATCTAAATGTGTATTGTATTGTATGAAGAAAATACATGACCTTAGACAATCTAGATAAAACCCAGTCTTCTATGTCTGAACCATACTAGATAGATTTCTGGTTTTAATGTTTAGAATGTCAGTGAAATTATTAGTAAACAGTGTTCTGGTTTCTCTTTCCTTACTGGAAGATAATCCCACAGTTAAATGTCTTATTATGGGGTATACTTTCAATAATGTTGATATTGAATATGCCGGACCACATACCAAGCTAACGTGGGTTCAGTAATATCATATGCTATGTCTTTTTTCCCTCATCTATTTGCTTTGCTTTTCTTTATTTTGTCTTTTGCTTATTTGGCATATGAACTGTGATCCTGTTATGGACTGATTAGGTTTATGCAGATATAAGGTATGCCTTTTGCCAGGATGTTTAACTCAATTTAAAGAAGGGTGCTTTCTCGCATTCTCACCCACTTGCATAGAGATGAGAAACAATAGTTCATGTGACATCCCTCTGTTTCATGAAAAACGATACTTTCACTTTcttaatttggcctatttttggtaaaaatgaaaataaataaataaaagtatcacttttcctgaaacagatGTAGTACAGTTTATGCTTTGCAGAAACCCCCTAATTGAACTTAGTTGCACACATGCCAAAGCCCCTATTCCAGGTCAAATGGTTCTAGTCCACCACTAATCACACGCTTTAAACACATAATTAAGCTTTCTGTACCAATCATGTTAGGGTGTTccttcatcatcaacagttgTATCATTGATTTAACAATACCAAGTCAATTATCTTAACTTCCATTACCCTTTAATGAAGAAGATTAAGTAAGCTTAGTTTAGTCCACCATTTTGCCAACTTTTTAGCCCCTTCTTGTTTGTTTATTGTTAGAGTTGAGTTATTGTTGCCGACCTCACGTGAAAGTGATATAAAATGTTACAGGATATCCATGTCTTGTCTGGTCCTACTTGTGTCATCG encodes:
- the LOC113354064 gene encoding uncharacterized protein At4g29660-like, with amino-acid sequence MSTYLWRKYSEHVYSKWEKTLLWDMIDPYRRPKSFKPLIMIYVAAFYTGVIGSAITEQLYKEKYWEEHPGEAVPLMQPKFYYGPWKVHREDHMPKQ